The following proteins come from a genomic window of Paenibacillus spongiae:
- a CDS encoding twin-arginine translocase TatA/TatE family subunit yields MPMNIGVSGVVLILLVALFIFGPSKLPQLGRAIGTTIKEFRHGTKELMNEPHKEANKEYTKG; encoded by the coding sequence ATGCCAATGAATATCGGTGTCTCGGGAGTGGTTCTTATTTTGTTAGTTGCCTTGTTCATATTTGGGCCTTCCAAGCTGCCGCAATTGGGAAGGGCCATTGGTACGACGATCAAGGAGTTTCGACACGGAACGAAGGAGTTGATGAATGAGCCTCATAAAGAAGCCAATAAAGAATACACTAAAGGCTAG
- a CDS encoding ZIP family metal transporter, whose product MQKYRMIFWGILPIILLTAIIVWIVNNGTGVSNNPAAPIEVLNIEKIKLDENGFEVKVLNSGPEEVTIAQVVVDDSFWNAEFAPSDTLQRFETGTINIPYPWVYGDPHEIKLITSSGLIFSGEVAVATDTPKASPELFWQYALIGFYVGIVPVGLGLLWYPFLRRFTTKGMHAILALTVGLLFFLAVDTIEEGLEMAAGAPGVFQGTGLVWMGALLSFLFLVAIDQSNDKKISRASAQGKSLSYKIAAGIGLHNFGEGLAIGAAFASGEAALGTFLVIGFTLHNITEGVGIASPLLKERPTWKTFVSLAAIAGGPAILGTWVGGFIFNDTLAALFFGIGAGAILQVIYAISKMIVKQSSDKGLSPVSWINFGGLTMGILLMYVTALLVNF is encoded by the coding sequence ATGCAGAAGTATCGAATGATATTCTGGGGCATTTTACCGATTATTTTATTAACGGCCATCATAGTATGGATTGTAAATAACGGAACAGGGGTAAGCAATAATCCCGCAGCTCCGATTGAAGTCCTGAATATTGAGAAAATAAAGCTCGATGAAAATGGCTTCGAGGTCAAAGTGTTGAATTCGGGCCCGGAAGAAGTGACCATTGCCCAAGTAGTGGTCGATGATTCTTTCTGGAACGCTGAATTTGCACCTAGCGATACATTGCAGCGATTTGAAACCGGAACGATCAATATTCCATATCCTTGGGTATACGGAGATCCGCATGAAATTAAATTAATTACGTCAAGCGGATTGATTTTTTCAGGAGAAGTTGCCGTAGCAACCGATACGCCGAAAGCGAGTCCGGAATTGTTCTGGCAGTATGCGTTAATCGGCTTTTATGTAGGAATCGTACCTGTTGGCTTAGGTTTGTTGTGGTACCCGTTCTTGCGTAGATTCACTACAAAAGGAATGCACGCCATACTGGCCCTAACGGTCGGATTGTTGTTCTTCCTAGCTGTCGATACCATAGAGGAAGGGTTGGAAATGGCCGCAGGAGCCCCCGGAGTTTTTCAAGGTACCGGATTGGTCTGGATGGGGGCGTTATTAAGCTTTTTGTTTTTGGTGGCCATTGACCAGTCCAATGACAAAAAAATATCAAGAGCCTCAGCCCAAGGGAAGAGCTTGTCGTACAAAATTGCTGCGGGGATCGGATTGCACAACTTTGGCGAAGGGTTGGCCATCGGAGCTGCTTTCGCGTCAGGCGAAGCAGCGCTTGGCACATTCCTTGTTATCGGATTTACGCTGCATAATATTACGGAGGGAGTTGGAATCGCATCGCCCTTGTTGAAGGAACGTCCGACTTGGAAAACGTTTGTCTCGTTAGCGGCCATTGCCGGCGGTCCCGCGATATTAGGAACGTGGGTGGGCGGTTTCATTTTTAATGATACGCTGGCTGCGTTGTTCTTCGGTATTGGTGCGGGAGCGATTCTGCAAGTCATCTATGCCATATCGAAAATGATAGTAAAACAATCTTCCGATAAAGGATTGTCGCCTGTTTCATGGATCAATTTCGGCGGTTTGACGATGGGGATTTTGTTGATGTATGTCACAGCGCTGTTGGTTAATTTCTAG
- a CDS encoding multicopper oxidase domain-containing protein, whose amino-acid sequence MSQEKNISRRSFLKAGAAGAFAIFGGSWLSSFTSAQKSLQTMDKHQLHEEMKHGFVPSSEKTKGYQMAWDALTKFDYGKVSTLADGRTLREYEITAAETNIEISKGITFPGWTYNNTIPGPTVRCTEGDVIRVHFRNTTSHPHSIHFHGIHPTNMDGLEAIPPGGEFVYEFEAKPAGMHVYHCHVAPLARHIHKGLYGNFIIDPIKPRAKATEFNMVMNGFDLDLDGENEVYTVNGYAFAYMQEPIKVKVGELVRIYLSNMTEFDLINSFHLHANFFNYFATGADPEARPNYTDTIMQCQGERGILEIVFPAPGKYMFHAHQSEFAELGWMGFFAAE is encoded by the coding sequence ATGTCTCAAGAAAAGAATATTTCAAGGCGCAGTTTTTTAAAAGCTGGCGCGGCAGGAGCATTTGCTATATTTGGCGGCTCATGGTTAAGTTCCTTTACGTCAGCTCAAAAGTCCCTGCAAACAATGGATAAACATCAGCTCCATGAAGAAATGAAGCACGGATTCGTCCCAAGTTCCGAAAAGACAAAAGGCTATCAAATGGCTTGGGATGCGTTAACGAAATTCGATTATGGAAAAGTCAGCACTTTAGCTGATGGCCGGACGTTGAGGGAATACGAAATCACGGCTGCCGAAACGAACATCGAAATTTCCAAAGGAATTACATTCCCGGGATGGACGTATAACAATACGATTCCGGGACCTACCGTTCGTTGTACGGAAGGGGACGTGATTCGAGTCCATTTCCGCAATACCACGAGTCATCCGCATTCGATACATTTTCATGGCATTCATCCTACCAATATGGACGGGTTGGAAGCGATCCCGCCAGGCGGCGAATTCGTGTACGAGTTTGAAGCAAAACCGGCCGGAATGCACGTATACCATTGCCATGTAGCGCCGCTTGCACGTCATATCCATAAAGGCCTGTACGGGAATTTTATCATCGATCCGATAAAACCGAGGGCGAAAGCTACCGAATTCAATATGGTGATGAACGGCTTCGATTTGGATTTGGATGGTGAAAATGAAGTTTATACGGTCAACGGTTATGCATTTGCTTACATGCAGGAGCCAATTAAAGTGAAAGTTGGAGAGTTGGTCCGAATTTATTTAAGCAATATGACGGAATTCGATCTCATTAACTCCTTTCACCTGCACGCTAACTTTTTTAACTATTTTGCAACAGGCGCGGATCCGGAAGCACGACCGAATTATACCGATACCATTATGCAGTGCCAAGGCGAGCGCGGCATTCTGGAAATTGTCTTTCCGGCACCCGGTAAATATATGTTCCATGCTCATCAGAGCGAATTTGCCGAGTTAGGCTGGATGGGGTTCTTTGCAGCCGAATAA
- a CDS encoding heavy metal translocating P-type ATPase — protein sequence MSQDKDHDSCCSDQGCASSRQPKFKKELTLLHVTAAPSPVKDACCTNESKCKHESGPEESHDTIEEAAGHKGDFIVYGMDCSACAATIEKAVRQTESIAQVQVNYSTGKMKVVAEEAAALDKLSATVEKLGYSLERVQPKGNTRTYAIEGMDCGTCALTIENHLKTHSAVKQVNVHFASGTMTIEHDNPVEEIIKEVSKAGYKASLVSNRRTGEAKKDKTGTNAVAISGFLLLCGFLGSYTGVSQTLINLLYGISIVIGGYRPARSAYYAVKSKSLDMNVLMTAAVIGAAAIGEWFEGATVVWLFALGNILQARSIEKTRNSIRSLIDLAPPEAFVKGGRQLVRKPVEDISVGEIIVVKPGDKIPLDGTVINGESSVNQAPITGESIPVDMHVGDTVYAGTINEHGSLEVAVTKLVEDTTISRIIHLVEEAQEQKAPTEAFVDKFARIYTPIVFLLALVVMVLPPLLGYGNWGEWFYKGLELLVIACPCALVISTPVAIVSAIGNAAKNGVLIKGGAFLEVAGRITAIAFDKTGTLTEGKPKVSQVFATGTTQEELLSIAYALEEYSTHPIAKAVVEFAKENEISPAHGDKFRNRVGKGVVARIGGQEYFAGNLKLFLELHTPLGELESQVRTLQKEGNTIVIVGTADRILGVIAVADRVRKSSVQALGDLQRAGIHQLVMLTGDNEGTAQKVALQTGVTRYFAELLPENKVAAIKQLQDEGHYVAMVGDGINDAPAIATANLGVAMGGAGTDTAMETADIVLMADNLEKLPHTVKLSRKAIRIIKQNIWFSLIIKAAAFILIFPELLTLWIAVISDTGAALIVILNSMRLLKTKN from the coding sequence ATGAGCCAAGATAAGGATCACGATTCTTGCTGTTCCGACCAAGGCTGTGCCTCAAGCCGGCAACCCAAGTTTAAGAAGGAGCTTACTCTTCTTCACGTAACCGCGGCTCCGTCGCCGGTCAAAGATGCCTGCTGCACGAATGAATCGAAATGCAAGCATGAATCCGGACCGGAAGAGAGCCATGACACGATTGAGGAGGCAGCAGGACACAAGGGTGACTTCATCGTTTATGGGATGGACTGCTCGGCCTGTGCAGCTACGATCGAAAAGGCCGTGAGGCAAACGGAAAGTATTGCCCAAGTTCAAGTGAACTACAGTACGGGCAAAATGAAGGTCGTTGCCGAGGAAGCTGCAGCGCTCGATAAGCTGTCCGCAACGGTCGAGAAGCTCGGATATTCGTTGGAAAGAGTCCAGCCGAAAGGAAACACCCGAACCTATGCCATCGAAGGAATGGATTGCGGCACCTGTGCGTTAACGATAGAGAATCATCTGAAGACGCATTCGGCCGTCAAGCAGGTTAACGTCCATTTTGCCTCTGGGACAATGACCATCGAACACGATAATCCCGTCGAAGAGATTATCAAGGAAGTGTCCAAAGCCGGATATAAAGCGTCCTTGGTATCGAACAGACGGACCGGCGAAGCGAAGAAAGATAAGACGGGAACCAATGCCGTTGCGATATCGGGTTTCTTGCTGCTCTGTGGTTTCCTCGGCTCCTATACCGGGGTTTCGCAGACGTTGATAAACCTGCTCTATGGCATCTCCATCGTAATCGGCGGATATAGGCCTGCCAGAAGCGCCTATTATGCTGTGAAAAGCAAGTCGTTAGACATGAATGTGCTGATGACAGCAGCTGTGATCGGCGCCGCGGCGATTGGTGAATGGTTTGAGGGTGCGACCGTTGTGTGGCTGTTTGCCTTAGGCAATATACTTCAAGCGCGATCGATCGAGAAGACCCGAAATTCCATTCGCAGCCTGATCGATCTTGCTCCTCCAGAAGCTTTTGTCAAGGGTGGCCGGCAGCTTGTAAGAAAGCCCGTCGAGGATATTTCGGTCGGCGAAATCATTGTCGTTAAACCAGGCGATAAGATCCCTCTAGACGGAACCGTGATCAACGGCGAATCGAGCGTTAACCAAGCCCCGATAACAGGGGAGTCCATTCCGGTCGATATGCATGTTGGCGATACCGTCTATGCAGGAACCATCAACGAGCATGGATCACTGGAGGTCGCCGTCACAAAATTAGTCGAAGACACGACGATTTCCAGAATTATTCATCTTGTTGAAGAAGCGCAGGAACAAAAAGCGCCGACAGAGGCTTTTGTCGATAAATTTGCCCGGATTTATACGCCGATTGTATTCCTTCTTGCGCTGGTCGTTATGGTGTTGCCGCCGCTCTTAGGTTATGGGAACTGGGGGGAATGGTTCTACAAGGGGCTGGAATTACTGGTTATAGCCTGCCCCTGTGCGTTGGTCATTTCCACACCTGTGGCCATTGTGTCCGCAATCGGCAATGCGGCTAAGAATGGCGTTCTGATCAAAGGCGGCGCCTTTCTCGAAGTGGCTGGACGGATAACAGCGATTGCCTTCGACAAGACCGGAACATTAACCGAGGGAAAGCCGAAGGTTTCACAAGTGTTTGCGACGGGGACGACCCAAGAGGAGCTGCTGTCCATCGCTTACGCCTTGGAGGAGTATTCCACACACCCGATTGCCAAGGCCGTAGTCGAATTTGCCAAGGAAAACGAAATCTCCCCCGCGCATGGCGATAAATTCAGAAATCGGGTGGGCAAAGGGGTCGTAGCAAGGATTGGGGGCCAAGAATATTTCGCCGGAAACCTCAAATTGTTCCTCGAGCTCCACACCCCTCTTGGAGAACTCGAATCTCAGGTTCGTACACTCCAGAAAGAAGGGAATACGATTGTTATCGTCGGCACTGCGGACCGGATACTCGGCGTGATCGCCGTGGCGGACCGCGTCCGCAAGTCTTCGGTTCAAGCTCTCGGCGACCTTCAACGTGCCGGAATCCATCAATTGGTCATGTTAACGGGCGATAACGAAGGCACCGCGCAGAAGGTCGCGTTACAGACGGGTGTAACCCGCTATTTTGCCGAATTGCTGCCTGAGAATAAAGTGGCTGCGATTAAGCAGCTGCAGGATGAGGGGCACTACGTTGCCATGGTCGGGGATGGAATCAACGATGCTCCTGCCATTGCAACCGCCAATCTAGGTGTCGCAATGGGCGGGGCCGGTACGGACACGGCAATGGAAACGGCTGATATTGTGCTTATGGCGGACAATTTGGAGAAGCTGCCCCACACGGTTAAGCTTAGCCGTAAAGCGATCCGCATTATTAAACAGAACATTTGGTTTTCACTGATCATTAAGGCAGCGGCCTTCATCCTTATCTTCCCTGAACTGCTCACGTTATGGATCGCCGTCATAAGCGATACAGGGGCTGCATTAATCGTCATACTGAACAGTATGCGATTACTGAAGACCAAGAACTAG
- a CDS encoding ArsR/SmtB family transcription factor: MGKASVEVKAKFIRGFSDKTRLQILESIKRAEKTVSQIVEELNGNQSNISQHLACLKGCGIIVSRQEGKFIYYSLRNEQIAQLLDMMEAVFTQVEEEVAACEKNDELDCCSNR; this comes from the coding sequence ATGGGGAAAGCAAGTGTAGAAGTAAAAGCCAAATTCATTCGCGGATTCAGTGATAAAACAAGGCTGCAAATACTCGAAAGCATCAAGAGGGCAGAAAAAACGGTATCGCAAATTGTGGAAGAGTTGAATGGGAATCAATCCAATATATCCCAGCATTTAGCCTGCCTAAAAGGCTGCGGCATTATTGTAAGCCGTCAGGAGGGGAAATTTATCTATTACAGCTTGAGAAACGAACAGATCGCACAGCTGCTGGATATGATGGAAGCCGTTTTCACTCAGGTCGAGGAAGAGGTCGCCGCCTGTGAAAAGAATGACGAGCTGGACTGCTGCTCCAATCGCTAA
- a CDS encoding GNAT family N-acetyltransferase, with translation MESISIVPYRPELAAAVADMWNGSRDSWGGGSSITTAEQIRQEEASSDALAVYLAMDRDLAVGYCSLSEYREDTGALYIPLLNVRPEYHGKKVGRMLLARVLEQTIQLGWPRLDLYTWAGNTKAVPLYKKFGFFWEDRDDSTHLMNMIPTVLRTEAIAHYFEELDWYRDSTREIAVEPDGRKENGFDYFTYSWAKGDRSLRVEFERRGRGMRLIETEDYLLSAEAEKLELVFGREYRIHYRIVNKSGKPLQVALKGASDGTIRFDYEQELEVTGETTLSAAFFVDEIAEEQSVWRTHPRVCTHLLINGKAAIFQVGVLPKFPASLALHVPGVTYPGQKAEFYLDVENNFAEEAEFSFELPSPSFLQLHEQHHTLRLRGKERISLPLGAVLHEHGFYEANVQMEAKLADGGSVSFAKKIGAAFTGFGAMLSGETEQNWQVHHGRHKLYLNKDDNEIKVTCGTSGNPTTLIYPKIGKPYSSEFSKKRAEQVEFIAERGAIGIRVAYRSGEYPPIALTGKTLLFGDGTVEHGYEAENLSADKTAAELWLSQGVAHNLQRPILPYQGRYVEVPASCGSDLDYWDGELFSENWLFSRDKTAPWGMCWPEEYRIEIQSWYIALETSFGVLEPHGKTTFGPIYLTLGSYNDWKSFRAFARREAIPAADLSLSADLELIANGHNPFVGSGEINVQVQEHKQQYLDGELTASLKNDPSSERARHHMEEEEETESRFSFITPERSYELLQVDGLFAAHETRLLSAVFPIGQGKVTRELSEEEGQQVYIADNGRLRIKAAPDFYPTLYSLTSHGQEWLASSFPNRQPKSWWNPWAGGMGNQIAELSAFSLVKEERSASFVELVDNRQNVWQGIKLSYRVNKQEKYRGLTCHQYYLLLPGVPVLCHTVEIVQNTGTYFAGKNWSTDIFLQTGDAGEEVWLKTVGTNGELRYKLAQGELSVTEASIYRAGSAARKDQMQIVTDLDTAVPYAYSNKEVAVVTFERELHLPNNSMTFTSPVFFLFADEPIPSESLSALRAIRFTSQRRTQDENH, from the coding sequence ATGGAATCTATCTCAATCGTCCCTTACCGCCCCGAGCTGGCCGCGGCAGTCGCCGATATGTGGAACGGAAGCCGGGACAGCTGGGGAGGCGGAAGCTCAATTACGACAGCCGAGCAGATCCGTCAGGAAGAAGCAAGCTCCGATGCTCTCGCGGTCTACCTGGCAATGGATCGTGACTTGGCAGTCGGCTATTGCAGCCTGAGCGAATATCGGGAGGACACGGGCGCCCTCTACATTCCGCTGCTCAATGTGCGGCCTGAGTATCACGGCAAAAAAGTGGGCCGCATGCTGCTTGCGCGCGTGCTGGAGCAGACGATCCAGCTTGGCTGGCCGCGGCTTGATCTTTATACTTGGGCAGGAAATACGAAGGCTGTTCCGTTGTATAAAAAATTCGGCTTCTTCTGGGAAGACCGGGACGATTCCACCCATCTGATGAACATGATCCCTACTGTGCTCCGTACGGAGGCGATCGCGCACTATTTTGAGGAGCTGGACTGGTATCGGGACTCCACGCGGGAGATTGCGGTCGAGCCCGACGGACGGAAGGAGAACGGCTTCGATTATTTCACCTACTCCTGGGCCAAAGGGGACAGGAGCTTGCGCGTGGAGTTTGAGCGGCGCGGCAGAGGCATGCGCCTCATCGAGACAGAGGATTATCTGCTGTCCGCCGAGGCGGAGAAGCTGGAGCTGGTCTTTGGCCGGGAGTACCGGATTCATTACCGGATCGTCAACAAATCGGGCAAGCCGCTGCAGGTCGCCTTGAAGGGGGCATCTGACGGAACGATCCGCTTCGATTATGAGCAGGAGCTGGAGGTTACGGGTGAAACGACGCTGTCGGCAGCTTTTTTCGTCGATGAAATTGCGGAAGAACAGAGCGTCTGGCGCACGCATCCCCGTGTCTGCACCCACCTTCTTATTAACGGTAAAGCCGCGATTTTCCAGGTAGGGGTTCTGCCCAAGTTTCCCGCCTCCCTCGCCCTGCATGTGCCCGGCGTCACTTACCCGGGTCAGAAAGCGGAATTTTATCTGGATGTGGAGAACAACTTTGCGGAAGAAGCGGAATTTTCATTCGAACTGCCCTCGCCTTCATTTCTTCAGCTCCATGAGCAGCACCACACGCTCCGGCTGCGCGGCAAAGAACGGATCTCGCTTCCGCTTGGCGCTGTCCTGCATGAACACGGCTTTTATGAAGCCAATGTGCAGATGGAGGCGAAGCTTGCGGATGGAGGCTCTGTCTCCTTTGCCAAAAAGATCGGTGCAGCCTTTACAGGATTTGGCGCAATGCTGTCCGGGGAAACGGAACAGAACTGGCAGGTACACCATGGCCGCCACAAGCTCTATTTGAACAAGGACGATAATGAGATCAAGGTTACATGTGGAACAAGCGGGAATCCGACCACGCTCATCTATCCTAAGATCGGCAAACCTTATTCTAGCGAATTCTCCAAGAAACGCGCCGAGCAGGTTGAATTTATCGCGGAAAGAGGGGCGATCGGGATCCGCGTCGCCTACCGCTCCGGTGAATACCCTCCGATCGCGCTCACCGGAAAGACGCTCCTATTCGGAGATGGCACGGTGGAGCACGGATACGAAGCCGAGAACCTCTCTGCCGACAAGACGGCTGCCGAGCTCTGGCTTAGCCAAGGCGTTGCACATAACCTTCAGCGCCCCATTTTGCCATATCAAGGCCGTTATGTCGAAGTGCCGGCCTCCTGCGGCAGCGATTTGGACTATTGGGATGGTGAGCTGTTCAGTGAAAACTGGCTGTTCTCACGGGATAAAACAGCTCCTTGGGGCATGTGCTGGCCTGAGGAGTACCGTATCGAGATCCAATCCTGGTATATAGCACTGGAAACCAGTTTCGGCGTACTTGAACCGCACGGCAAAACAACGTTCGGCCCCATCTACCTTACGCTGGGGAGTTATAACGACTGGAAGTCATTCCGTGCGTTTGCCCGGAGAGAAGCCATCCCGGCGGCGGACTTGTCCCTGTCAGCTGATCTGGAGCTGATCGCTAACGGGCATAATCCGTTTGTCGGCAGCGGGGAAATTAACGTACAGGTGCAAGAGCACAAACAGCAGTATCTGGATGGTGAATTGACTGCCTCCCTGAAGAACGACCCTTCTTCTGAACGTGCACGCCACCATATGGAGGAAGAGGAAGAGACGGAATCACGCTTCTCCTTCATCACGCCGGAAAGATCATATGAACTCTTGCAGGTAGACGGACTTTTTGCAGCGCATGAGACGCGTTTGCTCAGCGCCGTTTTCCCAATCGGACAAGGAAAGGTTACACGGGAGCTTTCGGAGGAAGAAGGACAGCAGGTCTATATCGCCGACAACGGCCGATTGCGGATCAAGGCAGCTCCGGATTTTTATCCGACGCTCTACTCGCTAACAAGCCATGGCCAGGAGTGGCTTGCCAGCTCCTTCCCCAATCGGCAGCCCAAATCATGGTGGAATCCGTGGGCAGGCGGAATGGGCAACCAAATTGCTGAACTGAGCGCTTTTTCGCTGGTCAAGGAGGAGCGGTCGGCCTCATTCGTCGAACTAGTAGATAACCGTCAGAATGTCTGGCAGGGAATCAAGCTGAGCTACCGTGTCAACAAGCAGGAAAAGTATCGCGGTCTGACGTGCCATCAGTATTACTTGCTTCTGCCGGGGGTGCCTGTTCTCTGTCACACGGTAGAGATCGTGCAGAATACCGGAACGTATTTTGCCGGCAAGAACTGGTCGACCGACATCTTTCTGCAAACTGGGGATGCCGGCGAGGAGGTATGGCTAAAAACTGTCGGAACGAATGGAGAGCTGCGCTACAAGCTGGCTCAAGGCGAGCTGTCCGTTACCGAAGCCTCTATTTATCGGGCAGGCTCAGCTGCCCGGAAAGATCAGATGCAGATCGTTACGGATCTGGATACGGCAGTGCCGTATGCCTATTCCAACAAAGAAGTGGCCGTCGTCACGTTCGAACGCGAATTGCACCTGCCCAACAACAGCATGACCTTTACTTCACCCGTCTTCTTCCTGTTTGCAGACGAGCCGATTCCGTCCGAGTCCTTGTCTGCCTTGCGGGCGATACGGTTTACCAGCCAAAGGAGGACTCAGGATGAAAATCATTGA
- a CDS encoding amidohydrolase family protein: MKIIDAHMHLSRIEEFKRTAAEKSRVDYSAAGILREYAENGVVLGIGMGLAETQPDGFPDAEAVTPMGLDLTEELPPQLVYCLGINPFKLDDAAVARLADDLQKPNVVGLKIYLGYYPFYAYDNVYDPVYELAAKFQVPVVFHTGDTYSERGLLKYSHPLTLDEVAVKHREVNFMMAHFGDPWVLDGAEVVYKNRNMFADLSGLMVGDAANCQRLKDSPLFFAHLRHAIAYCDHYDKFLFGTDWPLAPVKPYIQFVQELIPPEYHEDVFYKTALKVFPKIKPLLK, from the coding sequence ATGAAAATCATTGATGCGCACATGCATTTATCCCGGATCGAGGAATTCAAGCGGACAGCGGCGGAAAAGTCGCGGGTCGATTACTCTGCCGCAGGCATCTTAAGAGAATATGCCGAGAATGGCGTGGTGCTGGGGATCGGCATGGGTTTGGCGGAAACACAGCCGGACGGCTTTCCCGATGCGGAGGCCGTCACTCCGATGGGCCTTGACCTTACGGAGGAGCTGCCGCCGCAGCTCGTCTACTGCCTGGGAATCAATCCGTTCAAGTTGGATGATGCTGCGGTGGCACGGCTGGCAGATGACCTGCAGAAGCCTAATGTGGTCGGGCTCAAAATCTATCTGGGCTATTATCCCTTCTATGCTTACGATAACGTCTATGATCCGGTCTATGAGCTGGCTGCCAAATTTCAGGTTCCTGTTGTCTTTCACACCGGCGATACATATTCGGAGCGCGGGCTGTTAAAGTACTCCCATCCGCTCACGCTGGACGAGGTTGCGGTGAAGCACCGGGAGGTTAACTTCATGATGGCGCATTTCGGCGATCCGTGGGTGCTGGATGGTGCGGAGGTCGTTTATAAGAACCGGAACATGTTTGCCGATCTCTCCGGTCTAATGGTAGGCGACGCAGCCAATTGCCAGCGGCTGAAGGACTCCCCGCTCTTCTTCGCCCATCTGCGCCACGCGATCGCCTATTGCGATCACTATGACAAGTTTCTGTTCGGAACCGACTGGCCGCTCGCTCCGGTGAAGCCGTATATCCAGTTCGTACAGGAGCTGATTCCGCCGGAATATCACGAGGATGTGTTCTACAAGACGGCATTGAAGGTGTTTCCGAAGATCAAGCCGCTCTTGAAGTAA
- a CDS encoding RNA polymerase sigma factor produces MDIEELSDLIKQHGKAIYGFCYKLAGNKADTDDLYQETFLKAMEVRHKMDANQNPKGFLISIAIQLRKNKRRKFAWRQRIAPVAELNEAVDKACRPCGEATPEDAVLSHELRGILQAAADRLGDKLKIPLYMHYTAEMSVDEIASALNIPPGTVKSRLYQARKAMKKTLEVESP; encoded by the coding sequence TTGGATATCGAAGAGTTGAGCGATCTAATCAAGCAGCATGGCAAAGCGATCTACGGATTCTGCTATAAGCTTGCAGGAAATAAGGCGGATACGGATGATCTCTATCAGGAAACGTTCCTGAAAGCAATGGAAGTGCGGCACAAAATGGACGCGAACCAAAACCCCAAAGGATTTCTTATTTCCATTGCCATACAGTTGCGCAAAAACAAACGCCGGAAATTTGCCTGGAGGCAAAGGATTGCTCCCGTAGCTGAGCTCAACGAGGCTGTGGACAAGGCCTGCCGTCCTTGCGGGGAAGCGACGCCGGAGGATGCCGTGCTGTCCCATGAGCTACGCGGCATATTACAAGCTGCGGCAGACAGGCTGGGCGATAAGCTGAAGATTCCGCTCTATATGCACTATACGGCTGAAATGTCCGTCGATGAGATCGCGTCGGCGCTGAATATTCCGCCCGGTACGGTCAAAAGCAGGCTTTACCAAGCCCGAAAGGCTATGAAAAAGACATTGGAGGTCGAGTCCCCATGA
- a CDS encoding ABC transporter permease gives MRTAPMKPGADLQLKNYTSFDQSVRNSFTMAYRGLLKIRRTPEQLFDVTFQPIIFTLMFTYIFGGAISGDVQSYLPVIIPGILVQTVITTSIVTGVQLREDMDKGVFDRFKSLPIARIAPLAGALLADTVRYTIATVLTFTMGYIMGYRPDGGLAYVAIAAVLVIVCSWAVSWIFAFFGVIARTAASVQGISMIVLFPLTFLSNAFVPVKTMPDWLQWFVNINPISHLVTAVRDLANSGTVGWDLSISLIGAAVIVAIFAPLTVRAYMRRT, from the coding sequence ATGAGAACCGCTCCAATGAAGCCGGGTGCCGATCTTCAATTGAAGAACTACACGAGCTTCGACCAATCGGTACGCAACTCGTTCACGATGGCCTATCGGGGGCTGCTGAAGATTCGGCGCACACCCGAGCAGTTGTTCGATGTCACGTTCCAGCCCATCATCTTCACCCTGATGTTTACTTATATTTTCGGCGGGGCCATCTCCGGCGACGTACAGAGCTATTTGCCTGTCATCATCCCAGGCATCCTCGTGCAAACCGTGATCACGACCTCGATCGTCACCGGCGTTCAGCTGCGCGAGGATATGGATAAAGGGGTGTTTGACCGGTTCAAGTCGCTTCCTATCGCGCGTATCGCACCGCTTGCGGGAGCCCTGTTGGCTGATACCGTCCGTTATACCATAGCGACTGTGCTCACTTTTACCATGGGCTATATAATGGGCTATCGGCCCGACGGAGGCCTTGCTTATGTTGCCATCGCCGCGGTTCTTGTCATTGTCTGCTCCTGGGCAGTCAGCTGGATCTTCGCCTTCTTCGGCGTCATTGCGCGTACCGCCGCGAGCGTACAAGGGATATCGATGATCGTGCTGTTTCCGCTCACGTTTCTATCCAACGCGTTCGTGCCGGTCAAGACCATGCCCGATTGGCTTCAGTGGTTTGTCAATATCAATCCGATCTCGCACCTCGTAACGGCCGTCCGGGATCTTGCCAACTCGGGAACCGTAGGTTGGGATCTCTCGATTTCTCTTATCGGCGCTGCCGTCATTGTGGCGATCTTTGCCCCACTTACGGTACGTGCCTATATGCGCCGGACGTAA